A region from the Tsuneonella mangrovi genome encodes:
- a CDS encoding glycoside hydrolase family 43 protein produces the protein MFKPLNSLPIVAVVVVGLSGCAHSHAASVSDATQTNPQLQIVKSIASTKQSRKDSAGAKSAYLLTYFKDETHSLYFATSRDGYTWTDVNGGKPVLSGYGIAEQHGIRDPHIIRGADGVFYLTMTDLDIYGQRDGYRTTEWERAGDKYGWGNNLNLIFMKSYDLIHWTHAEVTISKLFADYADAGCTWAPQTITDPDNGRMMVYFTTRHGDGPNFMVWSYANKNFTSLVTDPKQILYYPDAKVNTIDADITKIGDTYHMFYVAHDNPGNIHEALSHDINKGYVAERKKVDPEPKAAEAPNLWHRFGTNTYVLMYDVFGADPHNMGFAETTDFKTFKNIGRFNDPDSPMRATNFSGPKHGAVMPITPAEASEIESYFATRQ, from the coding sequence ATGTTCAAACCACTCAACTCATTGCCGATCGTTGCGGTCGTGGTCGTGGGTCTTAGCGGCTGCGCCCACTCGCACGCTGCGAGCGTGTCCGACGCAACGCAGACCAATCCGCAACTCCAGATCGTCAAATCGATTGCGTCGACGAAGCAGTCACGCAAGGACAGTGCCGGAGCGAAATCGGCCTACCTGCTGACCTACTTCAAGGACGAGACCCACTCGCTCTACTTCGCAACGTCGCGCGACGGATACACGTGGACCGATGTCAACGGAGGCAAGCCGGTGCTGTCGGGTTACGGTATTGCTGAACAACACGGCATCCGTGACCCGCACATCATCCGTGGCGCAGACGGGGTATTCTACCTGACGATGACCGATCTGGACATCTACGGGCAGCGCGATGGCTATCGCACTACCGAATGGGAAAGAGCGGGCGACAAATACGGTTGGGGCAACAACCTCAACCTCATCTTCATGAAGTCGTATGACCTGATCCACTGGACGCACGCAGAGGTCACAATCTCGAAGCTGTTCGCCGATTACGCTGATGCCGGCTGCACCTGGGCGCCACAAACGATCACCGACCCCGACAATGGACGAATGATGGTCTACTTCACCACCCGGCACGGCGACGGGCCGAATTTCATGGTCTGGTCGTATGCAAACAAGAACTTCACTTCGCTGGTGACCGATCCAAAACAGATCCTCTATTATCCGGACGCCAAGGTGAACACGATCGACGCCGACATCACCAAAATCGGCGACACCTACCACATGTTCTATGTCGCCCACGATAATCCCGGCAACATCCACGAGGCACTGTCGCACGACATCAACAAGGGATACGTCGCCGAGCGCAAGAAGGTCGATCCAGAGCCGAAGGCGGCCGAAGCGCCAAACCTTTGGCATCGCTTCGGCACCAACACCTACGTACTGATGTACGACGTGTTCGGCGCGGACCCGCACAACATGGGCTTCGCCGAAACAACCGATTTCAAGACCTTCAAGAACATCGGTCGATTCAACGATCCCGATTCACCCATGCGCGCGACCAATTTTTCCGGCCCCAAGCATGGGGCCGTGATGCCAATCACGCCTGCCGAAGCCTCCGAAATAGAGAGTTATTTCGCAACTCGCCAATAG